One Fibrobacter sp. UWH4 DNA window includes the following coding sequences:
- a CDS encoding carbohydrate-binding protein, with product MMFGFKVRQVACGILAAMAISAVNSFAVTSQFRGVNWADKRDNFVSDVLVLSGLSLSDNYQSASVVAERVIGQFQELFGTNSVRMPVNEPTVLKAFDMYSGALDVALKHGRLVMGYWGPAQPSGPKNMDDWWKMWAKIVEKYGDHPNAYFEIFNEPHMYSKDELRNLYATWLEKFPNVPRDHILLDGSGLAWNVPDIADDPRFEGCLFAVHEYTFWNMSITTEQGWKNSFKGKVGKYIDRTVCTEWGGAMSPGDKAGVHYDYMDYNSTPTNYFMAYIRGMSDQLREWEMGSFYWPGLRDGDWYSMTKRSGEGANIKLEIVNQSGVDRMKMAWADTVETTPLVREAYSGEPAAIPGKIEAENYDKGGNRFSFYDKDAANKGETYREDAVDVVTLDGATCGGDACKGYAIGYTEAGEWLEYSVKVAADGKYGVRANVATASETSKIQLLVDGKVLLDTITFEKVDTTWNVYKEVDIGAVDLTAGEHILRLAIAGSYVNVDWLKFCEGEACEAPTGIREVMPASVTKTSVPRLRKQGGQLFVEKNGVRFDLTGHRIK from the coding sequence ATGATGTTTGGTTTTAAGGTCAGGCAGGTTGCCTGTGGTATTTTGGCTGCAATGGCCATTTCGGCGGTAAATTCTTTTGCCGTTACGAGTCAGTTCCGCGGTGTCAACTGGGCGGATAAACGCGATAATTTCGTGTCTGATGTGCTGGTGCTTTCGGGCTTAAGCCTTTCGGACAATTACCAGTCGGCGTCGGTGGTTGCCGAACGCGTCATAGGACAGTTCCAGGAGCTGTTCGGTACGAACAGCGTGCGCATGCCGGTGAACGAACCGACGGTTCTCAAAGCGTTCGATATGTATTCCGGCGCCTTGGATGTGGCTCTCAAGCATGGTCGCCTGGTGATGGGCTACTGGGGCCCTGCACAGCCCTCTGGCCCGAAGAACATGGATGACTGGTGGAAAATGTGGGCAAAAATCGTCGAAAAATACGGCGACCACCCGAATGCCTATTTTGAAATTTTCAATGAGCCGCACATGTACAGCAAGGACGAACTGCGCAACTTGTATGCCACATGGCTCGAAAAATTCCCGAATGTGCCACGCGACCATATTCTGCTCGATGGTTCGGGCCTTGCGTGGAATGTGCCCGACATTGCCGACGACCCGCGTTTCGAAGGTTGCCTTTTCGCCGTGCACGAATACACCTTCTGGAACATGAGCATTACCACCGAACAGGGCTGGAAAAACAGCTTCAAGGGCAAGGTGGGCAAGTACATAGACCGCACGGTGTGTACAGAATGGGGCGGTGCCATGAGCCCTGGCGACAAGGCGGGCGTGCATTACGACTACATGGACTATAATTCTACTCCGACCAACTACTTTATGGCCTATATCCGCGGCATGAGCGACCAGTTGCGCGAATGGGAAATGGGCAGCTTCTACTGGCCAGGGCTCCGCGATGGCGACTGGTATAGCATGACCAAGCGCAGCGGCGAAGGGGCGAACATCAAGCTTGAAATCGTGAACCAGTCGGGCGTGGACCGCATGAAAATGGCCTGGGCCGATACGGTCGAGACAACCCCGCTTGTGCGCGAGGCGTATAGCGGCGAACCTGCGGCGATTCCGGGAAAAATCGAGGCCGAGAATTACGACAAGGGCGGAAACCGCTTCAGTTTCTACGACAAGGATGCTGCCAACAAGGGCGAGACCTACCGCGAAGATGCCGTAGATGTCGTTACCCTCGATGGTGCAACCTGTGGCGGCGATGCCTGCAAGGGCTATGCAATTGGCTACACCGAGGCGGGCGAGTGGCTTGAATACAGTGTGAAGGTCGCTGCCGATGGCAAATACGGCGTTCGCGCGAATGTGGCGACGGCTTCAGAGACTTCGAAAATCCAGTTGCTTGTCGACGGCAAGGTGCTTCTCGATACCATTACATTCGAAAAGGTCGACACGACTTGGAATGTGTACAAGGAAGTCGATATTGGCGCGGTGGACCTTACTGCTGGCGAACACATTCTAAGGCTTGCCATTGCAGGTAGCTATGTGAATGTGGATTGGCTCAAGTTCTGCGAAGGCGAGGCCTGCGAGGCGCCTACGGGAATCCGTGAAGTCATGCCCGCATCCGTTACCAAGACTTCGGTCCCGCGCCTCCGCAAGCAGGGCGGCCAGCTGTTTGTCGAAAAGAATGGCGTGCGCTTTGACTTGACCGGACACCGCATCAAGTAA